GTTTATTGGAAATTCCGTGCCAGGATACAAAGTCTGACAACAGCCCAAACGTTTGTAAAGAGAAAAGGCGATCACAGATAAAATCAACTAGCCCAAAACCTGAGAAGGGAAAGCAAAAAAGTAAAGCAGACAAACCGTTTACAGAGACTAAGTCCAGTATTTGTCCCAATAATGTGAATTTTTCGGGTTGTCTCTTGTCACCAGCTACGTCAGGTGGTGCTGGAGTTGGACTGTCCAAAGTAGCTGCTTCTGTCTTACAGAAAACACCCAAACGAGCCAGACTATCACTTTCTTCCTTGGTGCGATCCGTCACTGTCTCTGCTCAACCTCACAGTGTTGCATCAGTTTCGACAGATGGAGATGATAACGTGTTTGAGGACTATTTTTCCCCAGCGAACCACCAGCATAGATCTAAAAAGCCTCTCATGACGAATCTGCCTGTGGAGACGGGCATTCAGATTCCCTTTGAGTTGAACTCTGTcccaaagaagagaaaacaaagaagaagtgaaAGTGTCGAGTCTGAGACCATCAgtaaaaagaagaggaaggtggAAGAAAGTCAGAGTGGCAAAAATCCCAATCAGTGGTCTGATGCAAGCAGACACTCACAGCTAGAGGTTAAAGAATCTCTCCCTGCACTGGACAGTTCAAGTGCCAGTGCAACACTCATGGCTAAAAGGTCAAGACGCAGCACCTTACCTCTCTCAAGCGCTGGTACAACTACAAATGATGCAGTAAAACAAAGACGAGCATCTGTGCTATCAGCAGTGTTAACAGAGGATAAAGCAGTATCACAGCTGGAGAAAAGTTCTGGTGTCAGGGTCCAATCTCAAACCTTGGAAAGTGAGTAGTTAGACCACCAGAGCTTAGAGCAGACCTTAATCACAGTGAAACTATTACCGAATACATTTCCTCAATGGTTAATTATAGACTGAACTAAACTATGTAGCAATGTTTGTAATCTTACATATTGGGTTTCAAAAGGTttacaacaatttttttttagggAATACCAATATTTTAATATGTACATTAATCTCTCCAGTTAATTTTCTGAGGATGAATTACATTTCTGGGTGTCACATTTTAAAgagaagaataaagaaatacatGCAGTGTGAATTAGGCCCTTTTGTCCAAAGTTTTCTGTCTCTGCGTGCTCTCTACCGAAGGCCAAACTCATAATTTAGGCCTCATAAATTTGATGTATGTGTACAGAACAATCCCTCCATTATCTAAATTGCTTATCCTTTGGAAGGTTGCAGGGTTGGGgctagagccaatcccagctgacattgggcagcAGGTGGGGTTCACCTTAGACAGATCGCCAGTGTATCGCAGGGTCAATATACAGAGACAAATAACTGTTCACACCTACGGTCAATTTTGAGACTAATAAAccaaattttttatttaaataaaaatgaccaTGAACAGGATAAATAGTTTGGAAACTAGATGTTTTCAGATGGAAAAGGGTGTGCAATATGTTTATCTAATTAAACCAATCTTATAAGGAAACGTAAATAGCTATGTTTTAAAACCTATCTAGATAAATAGCAGTTTTCAGTGCTGATGTAATACAAATTAGCTTGAGCTactgattaaaaatattccaATGCTCACTGAATTCCCTCGATAATTTAGGCTGAATATGTTTGACAAAATTAGAATTGATTTCTTATTAATTTGGAATAAAATTAACATTCACTTATCAGCTAGAAGTGGAGTTAACTTAATTGATTTAAAGGTGAAGTCATTTACAGTAAAATGTCGCTGTACAGGCTGATGTAAAAGACCAAGTAGCTTgagtaaaacacacagacacacacacacccaccgtCTTTAcacatgtgtttctgttgttttcaaatgtagGCAGAGGAAATGAATGTACAGTTGCAGCTGGTTCAACAGAGATCCTCTCTGAAGGTGATATCATTCACAATCAGAAGATCAGCGCGAATCTTCAGAAactggacaaaaaaacaaaggtaTGAAGACatgattgttttaaattgtCTAACTGAACCAAAcctcaatttttttattttgtgtcagtTGTGATAATTGCTTTACCACAGAAAACTGCATGTTGACGGTACATTTTTGACTGGGCAAAGAAACTGAAATTATTCTACAAAAACAGGATGTGACCAGTCAGAAGCTTTCAGATTAATTTAAGATAATACCGTGGTACGGATATCTGTAATAATAccctattatatatatatatatatttaccatTGTCgcatatttatttcatgtagTTGATATTGCGATTTTGATGCTACACCTTGTTCTTAGTTCTTACTTCAGAACAGCCTTTACTGAACAAGTTTATTTTCCTCCATCAAAACGACAGAGGTTAAGGGGGGGCATTTTCTCTTCACACTTTCCTCAGAAACCTGAGCTCATACTTTATATTCTTCCAACATCAATACAGCTGCAGAATATGACAAAAGTCCTAACGCTCATTCTTAAGGAGGTTTAGATTGTAAACTAAATATAAGCAGTTCTAAAGTATTTCCTCCATACAGTCATACACTTCCATAGCTGTAGGCGTTTGACGGATCTCGCTGAGAGGTTTCGTCTGGTCCTGAGGGTTTCCTGTGTTTTGCCCCTGTGATGGTGGCGTACGACTTCCTCGCTTGTGAAATGCACCTGGTGTCTGTTTTCGTTACGCTCTTAACCTCAACAAGCTGTGGCTGAACATGACGTCATGTCCCCCCTTAGGGATCTGTTTCGGGTCGACTGTATTGTAGCCTCATCACAGATGTGTTGCAGTTGTTCTCTTGTTTCTGTAAAGATTGTGATAACAGATGGATGTGTAGATATTGCTTTCCAATTGAAGAAGCATTAGTAAACACATTTGTGATGAGTTGTGGAAAGTCACACCTGCATGGCTCACTGACCTCTGACGTGCAGTTAGTCAACAATGATCAATTCCAAGTAACCTGACTCTGAGTGAGAACTGTGCAGGTTTAGTGTTTTCTGCTTCTGCTGTTGACACTGATagaatatttttatttcaatgtgaATATAGTTATttgaatacatatataaataaaattgactctTTTGTTAACTTTCAGCAGATTACAAATGCTCAATTATAAATGTAGAGGGGTCCCATGGTGGCCTAGTcgtctgcagacacacatactgtatataaagattgtggaaaaagtaaagccaaaggGTCTTGAttgccacctagtggctggctgcagtatagttcataaaccccacctccttcATGGTAGTAGATAGTACATGAACTACATTTTTTTCAGAATTCTGGTTTTATATCTGGATAGTTGttggaagtggagatgtgtcgtccatgtTTGCATACAGCTTATGATGAACACATACTATATGACCCAGACATCTTTGCTTGAAATCCAATACTGACTGTTATCAAATGTAATTTATCCTTGTCTCCTCACAGTTTCTATCTTTCCTCACAGATCGTCTGCATGCTGCCTGCTTGGTTTGACTGTGGTAGCAGAGCATATTTTCTCCGACATGAGCTTGTTAATGTACCCACGGAAGTCTTGAGTTGAGACAAGTGGTATTATCTGTAGCCTTGTCTCTAACTGGCTATCCCAGCTCAAAGCTCAATTTCAACCCCACTTTCTAGAGACCCAGGATCGTcatctctctccatcattcTTTGAATAACGTAATTTCACTGGGCGCTAAAATAGTCGGCATCAGTGCCGCCAAGTCATGGGAGTGAAGAATTTCCTCCATTGTGCTCCGGGGCCCTGCAGCAGTTCACACCATCTCTTTGTCGGAAGCTCATTCTTCAATGCTTGTTTTCTTGTACCGCTGCCAGAGCATGTCCACTGCATTGGAAAAGCCAGAGTTAACTGAGCCTTAGGGAATAGATTctcatattttaatttgtattgttgTGAATCATTAGCAAATCTGAATATCATaacactttactttgaaaaaaaattctacAGGGACAGCTGAGCAGTGATGTGTTGATGGTAATCAACCCAGTGACTTCACAACTTGTTTATCAGGGTTAATGTGACTGGTGGTCAGGGGGGCTGGTGGACGGTTTTGGCATCACTGTGCAGCAGGCCTTAACCCCTGACTTACAGCCGGGGGGGCAGATATCAGAGCCTGGTAGGAAAGAGTCAGGTTGTCCTGTTTGTAACTGCTGCTCAGGTGTTTGTGTCGATGATGGCTTTCTGGGGCCAAAGTTCGTGGCAGGATGGAGCACGATCGGCAGGTTACAGATTTACAGTTTGAGTGGCTCTGAATAAGTTTTCCTCAGCTCGTAGCGATGGTGTTTGATTTCCCTTTTGGTCTGTATGAGTCATCTGTTTCGAGGGGTTATTGAAAGTACACGGTCCAAACCAGCTCACAATGCTTCCAcccaaaataaacataaattgCCTTGAATTTCCAACACTGTATTATCTACTTTATATTATAGATTTGTTGTACATTGAGTGCagagtttttctattttctgtgatttctgcTCCACTTAAAGGTCACCAATATGCACTTCTGTCAATGCTCTATAGACTTATACAAATTCACAGAACATGTGTAATGgtttaattgattttatttgttgtctTCAAACATCTAacttttgtaaaatgtatacatttatcAACACAATAATAGTTGATCTAGCAAAGACAAATTGAATTTAGTAAAGAAGGATGCTTATCTCTGTCATTCATTTTTGCTTCAGGGAATGAGGACATTGGTGATGACAAGCTTGCCCTCTGAGTAAGTACCTCAAACATTTAATAGATACAAATATCACctgttaaattgttcattttgGATGCTTTCTACTCATCACGTCTTGTAGGAAGCAGACCACGTTAATTCAGGTGGTGAAAACACTGGGTGGCTTCATAATCGTTGaccgtgtgtgtgagagcacgACTCATGTTGTGTCTGGGGGTCACCGGCGGACTCTCAATATTCTGTTGGGCATAGCCCGTGGCTGCTGGATCCTTTCCTTTGAATGGGTATGTAGTCTGTATATATTTAGGAGCCATTACATATCATTCAAAGCtgataataaaatgtgtaattattttttgtttgtattgattGTGTAGATTCTCTGGTGTTTAGAGCAAAGACATTGGATTCCAGAGGAGCCTTATGAACTATCGGACCAGTTTCCAGCAGCCCAGGTGAGTACCAGAAGTGATCCTGTAGCTTTTTCAATCAGTGCAACCAATCAGATCTATTGATATTTAGGTTTCAAGTGCCAAGCTTTGATAAACAatgcattcaaataaaataatgtatacCCAAAACCGAAAAGTTTGTCATTCTCAATACAGAAAGTTTTTCCATCAACGTTATTTTTACTTCTTGTATAGAAACATATCTGTTACATTTACTCTCTTCAGTTTAAtagtaataaatgtttttttcccctgtttataaacacacttaaaaCTAATAAAGAACAGTAAATTCCAAGCGAAGGAAGTAGGCCGGAAACCAGCAAATATGTATTGACAGTCATACATTTTCAGTCTGCTTGTTTTTCCTGACGCGTCctgtgtgaaatgtgaatgtTGCTGCTTCTTCCTGAACTCGTCATTCATGAGTCACTGTCCTCTCCTGCCACTGTGAAGGAAGACATGGGGTCTTGATGCAGACAAATGTCAGCACATTTCCTCTTCAAACCGTTTGATGGCTTTTGCTGTGACAGACAAAACATTTTCGTGTCCCAGAGGCCTTTTACCATTCCCCCACTCTTACGGACGCACTACGAATATCTTTCTTCACTTCAGAGCCTGTGCTCTGTGGAGCCGGCAGCATTCCCTTCAGCTGCTCTCAGTGTCAGTGAAAGAAACCTTGGGTCTGAAAGCttttttgttatatattattaGGATAATCGCGAATCAGTTTCTCAACtaattttcacaaaaatgtctgtgtcagGACATTATCAAATATATAACAACTGTTTATTGTTGCAGATCCATTTAGCCTGTTTTGACAAAGTCCTAAATAAATAGATTAGCCATAACAATAAAACcagtttcttttaaatgttgtggCTGAACTGTGTCTCTTGTGAGTGATCAGGAAACTACATTGAGATGCTCAGGCGAACAGAGAAAAGATCcttaaaagaaacaagaaaagcaTTCGGGCGAATTTACAATTGTTATTCTATGTTTTGATATAATATTGCTGGAAAGGTTGTGGTGATGAGGCAGTTCTTTAATCACCAGAACTTACTTTGTTAAAGTATACAACAGACCTATAATAGAAAACATCTCCAGAGCTCAAGTTCCTGCTTTTTGGTTGTGTTTAATATTCAACTTTACATATAACAACTGGTAGAGCATTACAGTCAAACACTTGCAAAACCTAAAGCTAGTGTTTACTAGTGAGAAATTCAAGCTCCCTCACATTTCATAACTTCTCCCCCTAGCTAgcttcaaaatacattttaaaatacattcattCAAATTGTCATCATGTGTGAGCATGGGGGACGGTACTGCAGAATTATATTAAAAGATTTCCTCTTAGTTTATGTGCAATGAAATCATTAACTAGCTTGCAGCAAAGAGGCTCTCTAGATCTCTTAAACAACTCTCTCTATCatatataataatgttaaaTATCAACCTTAAAATCTACACATAAGTTAAATA
The Platichthys flesus chromosome 12, fPlaFle2.1, whole genome shotgun sequence DNA segment above includes these coding regions:
- the mcph1 gene encoding microcephalin, translating into MTTNHNSSVLKDVVAYVDVWSSDKTANYSKPFVQQLQEMGAQVSKTFNKQVTHVVFNNGHPATWSKAKKTDVRLVSVLWIGRCNDEGVRVDEGLYPALNDESNPVLKNKKHRCMQPKDSPERTPENDKRMKKKLDKMMKDLAPKQPLVTDVSPIIIDEENGIVYSPALKRSNYMAQRLKDMKEKRENLSPTASQMVESCSPTRLKPSLGSTPTVLKLMFDHSDDDSSASAAEPGCSPDKEEGRTKVDVDDHGSVEKRHRKDSATPWLSPCREVPKMISSPLRCQDLKDKEDEEGTRQKKTRSLSVRKEREKKKSVRLLEIPCQDTKSDNSPNVCKEKRRSQIKSTSPKPEKGKQKSKADKPFTETKSSICPNNVNFSGCLLSPATSGGAGVGLSKVAASVLQKTPKRARLSLSSLVRSVTVSAQPHSVASVSTDGDDNVFEDYFSPANHQHRSKKPLMTNLPVETGIQIPFELNSVPKKRKQRRSESVESETISKKKRKVEESQSGKNPNQWSDASRHSQLEVKESLPALDSSSASATLMAKRSRRSTLPLSSAGTTTNDAVKQRRASVLSAVLTEDKAVSQLEKSSGVRVQSQTLESRGNECTVAAGSTEILSEGDIIHNQKISANLQKLDKKTKGMRTLVMTSLPSEKQTTLIQVVKTLGGFIIVDRVCESTTHVVSGGHRRTLNILLGIARGCWILSFEWILWCLEQRHWIPEEPYELSDQFPAAQICRLQRHLSAGEHQQDLFQDQPTMFVSQYSQPPTQCLMELIQLCGGTVCKTMRQAGICIGRYNGRRPKGSRILSEQWVLDSITRLKQLSYDNYDLE